The genomic window CACACAATTCTGGATGCACCTATTCCTGAAGACCTCTGGGATGAAATTAAAACTGCATACGACAAACTTTGTGAACAGTATGGTGTTGACACCGATGTCGCAGTACGCAGTTCAGCCACTGCTGAAGACCTGCCGAATGCATCTTTTGCAGGCCAGCAGGAAACTTATCTCAACATCCACGGCTATCATGCCCTGAATGATGCATGCAGCCGCTGTTTTGCCTCGTTGTTCACCGATAGGGCCATTTCCTACAGGATAAATAACAAATTCGATCATTTTGATGTGGGCCTTTCTATTGGCATAATGAAAATGGTTCGTTCCGATCTTGCATCCAGCGGAGTGATGTTCACTATCGATACAGAAACTGGTTTTGAGGATGTGGTCTTTATCACCGGCTCATATGGGTTAGGTGAGAATATCGTGCAGGGGCTGGTAAATCCGGATGAGTTCTACGTATTCAAACCGACCCTTGAAGAAGGTTATAAGCCCATTATCCGCAAAAAGGTAGGCAGCAAAGAGATTAAGATGATCTATGGCCGGGGTGATTCCAGGGTACTTACGCGTAATGTGGATGTCCCTGAAAGTGACAGGAAAGGCTTCTGCATCAATAATGAAGAGATACTGCAACTTGCCAGGTATGCTGTCACGATTGAAAATCACTATTCCGGCAAATCAAATAAAGCAAAGCCTATGGATATAGAGTGGGCAAAGGACGGTGATACAGGAGAATTGTTCATCGTTCAGGCAAGACCGGAGACCGTACAATCCCAGAAAAGGAAGGATGTGCTTGAAACCTATTACATGGATGAAAAAGGCAAGGTACTTGTCACAGGCAGAAGTGTTGGGTCCAGGATATCCTCGGGCAGGGTGCATGTTATAAAGGATGTCTCTGGTTTGTCTTCCTTCAAACCGGGAGAAATCCTGGTGGCAGATACAACCACTCCTGATTGGGAACCTGTGATGAAAAATGCGACAGCCATCATTACCAATAAAGGAGGCAGGACCTGTCATGCGGCTATTGTCAGTCGTGAGCTTGACATTCCTGCTGTTGTGGGGGCAAATAGCAGCACAGAAATCCTTGAAACCGGCAGGCAAGTCACTGTAAGCTGTGCTGAAGGAGATACAGGCAGGGTCTATGAAGGCCAACTTGGATTCCATAAGGAAACCACAGAACTGGAAGATATCAGCAAGACCCAAACAGAAATAATGATGAACCTGGGTAACCCCGAAGAAGCTTTTGCACTGTCACGGGTGCCCAATGATGGAATCGGGCTGGCCCGACTTGAATTTATCATAAACAGCTATATAGGGATCCATCCGATGGCGCTGGTTCACACTGAAAAAGTCAAGGATCAGGATGCAGTCAATCAGATTGAAAAATTGACACAGGGTTATTCGGATAAAGGGGAGTACTTTGTGGAAAGGCTTGCCGAAGGTGTCGCGACAATTACAGCTGCATTCTATCCAAAGCCTGTAGTTGTACGTATGAGCGATTTCAAATCCAATGAATATGCAACCCTGCTGGGTGGAGAAGCTTTTGAGGCAAAGGAAAATAATCCCATGCTTGGTTTCAGGGGAGCTTCGCGTTATTATGATGAAAGATACAGGGAAGGGTTTGCCCTTGAATGCAGGGCGATGAAAAAGGTTAGGGATGAAATGGGGCTTACCAACCTTATCATAATGATTCCTTTCTGCAGGCGTGTGGAGGAGGCCCGCAAGGTTATCGAAGAAATGGGAAAACACGGCCTTAAAAGGGGTGAAAATGACCTGCAGGTATATATGATGTGTGAAATTCCCAGTAATGCACTCCTGGTCGATAAATTTAGCAAATATTTCGATGGTTTTTCGATCGGGTCCAATGATCTGACACAACTCACACTTGGTGTTGATCGGGATTCTGAGATCCTGGCTTCAATCTTTGATGAGAGGGATGAAGCTGTAAAAGAGATTGTATCCATGGCAATAAAAGGTGCAAAACGAAACAATAAGCACAGCGGGATCTGTGGTCAGGCGCCAAGTGATTTCCCGGAATTTGCTGAATTCCTAGTGCAGGAAGGCATTGATTCCATTTCTCTGAATCCTGATTCGATACTCAAAATATATCTCAAGGTGATGGAAACCGAGAAAAGTATCGGGAAATGAAAACATTTCAGCAACCTTTTCTAGGGTTGCTATTATTACTCTTTATAGGCCAGATATGATTTTTTCCTGTAGTCAGAAGCGTATCGTAAAAGTCGTACCCTCGGATATGTTCAGATCTATTGTGCCATCGATCTGGGAAACAAGATTAGTTACAAGTTGCAGCCCAAGGGATTCTGTATTCTTGAAATCTATTTCTTTGGGAAAGTGGCCACTGTCATGCACAACCAGGATATAATCACTATTTTCTTTAGCGAAATGAATTTCGATTACACCATCCTGTCCTTCCTTAAAAGCATGTTGCAGGGCATTGGAAACCAGTTCATTAATTATGATTCCAAGGGGCACGGCCCTGTCCATTTCAAGATGGAACTTATCCACATTGACATTTACAATTACTTTGTTGGTATCAAGATCATAGGAATGAATAAGATATTGCATAAGCTCATTAACATAATCCAAAAAATCGAGGGTTTTGCAGTTGCTGGACTGGTATAACTTTTCGTGTATAAGGGCTATAGAACGCACCCGATTTTCACTTTGTTTGAAAGCTTCCACTACTTTATTGGGATCATAATTTGTTGATTCAAGATACAGCAGTCCGGAGACAACCTGTAGATTGTTCTTTATCCTGTGATGGATCTCTTTTATCCTCATATCTTCAAATTCACGGAGGGACCTTTCTGCACGTTCCCGTTCAGCAATTTCCTTCTGTAGTTGGTGGTTGGCAAGGGTTAGTTCAGAAGTACGCTTTTCTACGATTTCTTCCAGGTTCTTGCGGTAACTGCTGAGTTCTTTTTCCACATGAATCAGTTTGATGGCATCTCCTATTCTTTCCGCTAAGGCATCAATCAGCTTGCGCTCTTCCCTGAGGAACGGACCCTCGTTTGCATGTGGCTTTTCTTCGAGATAAAAGACCTCGAGGCAACCTGCATTCTTTTTTTCAATAATTAATGGGGCGGACTGTTTCCACTGGCTTTCCTGAAAATGCGGGCTCATAAATGTATTTTCTTTCAAAGTAATCCTTGCGCAAGCTATGTGCGGGTATTGCCAGGCAGAAGGAATGAAGTCTACTATTTCCTGTAAAATTGTGTCCAGATCGCTTCTCTTTTCAACAATTCTGGATATCTGGTAGAGGCAGTCTAATTCCTTGACTCGCTCTTCCAAATCATGTGTCCGCTTTCTCAATGCAGATTCGACACATTTTGTATTCGGTTTATCCTCCGTTTTCTTGATGCTATTGCCTCCAACACATCGTATATTGGAGATTACTTACATATCACTAATCTCAGTATCTATTGTATGTATTTATATGTTACACTTATAAGATCAGTCATATAGAAATAAATAAAATATTTAAAAAATTAACAAAAAAGTTTAGTAGCCCGGCACGGATTCGAACCGAGGTTGCAGGATCCAGAGTCCCACATGATTGACCACTACACTACCGGGCTGCTACGAAAACGTATCCTACATTGGATATTTAGTATATAAAATTATCGGGAATTATATTTCATCCGGGTCTTTATTTAATATAGCAGTAGACCACCAGTTGGCCATATCTATAAGATCTTTACTGAACTGACTCGATAGACGGTATTCCTTATTCTTGTTAGATATGAGTCCCGCACCAAGTAATTTGTTGCGCATTGCATAGAAAGATGCTCGTCCAACGTCAAGCTCTTTCATTATTGATTCCCATTCACTTGTTTTAACCGCATTGCCACTCTTTTGGCGTTCTTCGATCAAAGTCAGAAATTGCTGTCCGCGCCGTGCAGTAGCATCTTCCTGAAAAAGCCTGCTCATAAGGCTATAATAAGGATCTCTGGAGTGGGTAATCCGGGATCCCGAATCAGAACGTATTATTAGGGTTGTGGATGTACGCGGAGCATCCTTTATTGCTACCATGAATACTCATTCATGTGGATGGTTTTTCTCGCGTGGTAATGGCATTCTGTATCAAGTCTACATACTCTTCTTTTAGTGAGTATGTTGTAGGTGTTTTATATGACTCCTTATGGGATCTCAGAATACCTAACTTTGAATGTATATAACCTACCATAGAGGCCACTACACTTCTGGATGCGTCGAACTGCTTGTTGATCTTTTCGTGAAGATCATCAACCGTAAACTGTTTTACGTTGAGAAGAATAGATAGTATATGGGTACGCAGTCCGCTCACGTCAAGTTCTACGAACTTTTTGAGACGGTTTTTTATTTTAGATCTAATAGCTTTCATAGAATTACCCCTATCTATGTATTAATTCATATATATACAATCAAACTATTTATATGTTTGTAAAGTAATGTTGTTTCTGTAACCTTAATAGAGGCCTAATATAATGAATGTTTCTTTTGATAAATCAACCTTGCGCTATTCATTGCCAAATAAACTATTGTGTATAGATGATAATCGGTTAATTCCTCCTTTTGAAGAAGAAGAAAATGAAATGGGTGTATGCAGTGAATGTGAGGGTCAGTTGTTTTCCTTCACTTATCACAATTTTCAGGATTATACGGCAGTAGTATGTCGCTGTGTAGATTGCTCTCTTCTAAGGATAATTCTTTTTGATCCTGCATGGGAATGGGTTGGGGAGTACCCGGTGTCAATTATCGATGACGTCTCACAAACCAGTGCCAATTCAGTTGAAAGGAACTCTATCTCAGATATTGGAAACATTGCAGCAATAAAACTAGAGACTGTGTTTTCGCCCAGGGAAATTGAAGCTATGATTCAGAAATCAAAGGGTGAAAACTATGTTCGTCAGTATCTCTATAATGCAAGGAAAAAATATTCACTATTCAATGAATTGTTTGGTTATTCTCTGGAGATTTAAATCTCACTTTTTGTTGACTCTTTCTTTATAAAATAGTCTTATTTTATATTAATTATTAAATTTATTCGGATGTCGTTTAACTGTCAGTATAAATGTTTTTATCTAAACAGACAGGAATAATATTTGCTTAATTTTATTTTATGTA from Methanohalophilus halophilus includes these protein-coding regions:
- the ppsA gene encoding phosphoenolpyruvate synthase gives rise to the protein MSDNKYIRWFEEITIDDVSLVGGKNASLGEMYRELTDKDIRIPNGFAITAEAYWHVLDSAGVLEDLRRILDELDTKNLSNLADVGKKARHTILDAPIPEDLWDEIKTAYDKLCEQYGVDTDVAVRSSATAEDLPNASFAGQQETYLNIHGYHALNDACSRCFASLFTDRAISYRINNKFDHFDVGLSIGIMKMVRSDLASSGVMFTIDTETGFEDVVFITGSYGLGENIVQGLVNPDEFYVFKPTLEEGYKPIIRKKVGSKEIKMIYGRGDSRVLTRNVDVPESDRKGFCINNEEILQLARYAVTIENHYSGKSNKAKPMDIEWAKDGDTGELFIVQARPETVQSQKRKDVLETYYMDEKGKVLVTGRSVGSRISSGRVHVIKDVSGLSSFKPGEILVADTTTPDWEPVMKNATAIITNKGGRTCHAAIVSRELDIPAVVGANSSTEILETGRQVTVSCAEGDTGRVYEGQLGFHKETTELEDISKTQTEIMMNLGNPEEAFALSRVPNDGIGLARLEFIINSYIGIHPMALVHTEKVKDQDAVNQIEKLTQGYSDKGEYFVERLAEGVATITAAFYPKPVVVRMSDFKSNEYATLLGGEAFEAKENNPMLGFRGASRYYDERYREGFALECRAMKKVRDEMGLTNLIIMIPFCRRVEEARKVIEEMGKHGLKRGENDLQVYMMCEIPSNALLVDKFSKYFDGFSIGSNDLTQLTLGVDRDSEILASIFDERDEAVKEIVSMAIKGAKRNNKHSGICGQAPSDFPEFAEFLVQEGIDSISLNPDSILKIYLKVMETEKSIGK
- a CDS encoding sensor histidine kinase, producing the protein MEERVKELDCLYQISRIVEKRSDLDTILQEIVDFIPSAWQYPHIACARITLKENTFMSPHFQESQWKQSAPLIIEKKNAGCLEVFYLEEKPHANEGPFLREERKLIDALAERIGDAIKLIHVEKELSSYRKNLEEIVEKRTSELTLANHQLQKEIAERERAERSLREFEDMRIKEIHHRIKNNLQVVSGLLYLESTNYDPNKVVEAFKQSENRVRSIALIHEKLYQSSNCKTLDFLDYVNELMQYLIHSYDLDTNKVIVNVNVDKFHLEMDRAVPLGIIINELVSNALQHAFKEGQDGVIEIHFAKENSDYILVVHDSGHFPKEIDFKNTESLGLQLVTNLVSQIDGTIDLNISEGTTFTIRF
- a CDS encoding DUF2551 domain-containing protein, encoding MKAIRSKIKNRLKKFVELDVSGLRTHILSILLNVKQFTVDDLHEKINKQFDASRSVVASMVGYIHSKLGILRSHKESYKTPTTYSLKEEYVDLIQNAITTREKPST